In the Nicotiana tabacum cultivar K326 chromosome 16, ASM71507v2, whole genome shotgun sequence genome, one interval contains:
- the LOC107760549 gene encoding 5-formyltetrahydrofolate cyclo-ligase, mitochondrial → MALMSNSCKIASPSLCSAMLHPTPNPRRSFMDDPRQLEAIFQKKQSLRSKIRKELKNMSPIQRAHEDNAIQNIVLEAPWFKSSQSLCAYVSSAALREVGTSKILAEVLCNESSEQEKQKTVYVPRVEDRFSNMKMLKISSLNDLVLSSMDILEPPPVDSDGKEREDVMQACEPVDLVVLPGLAFDRSGQRLGRNGGYYDMFLRKYEDLIKEKHWKQPLLVALAYSIQIVDEGAIGVTPNDVPVDALVSPAGFSPISPVALKLYG, encoded by the exons ATGGCGCTGATGTCCAATTCGTGCAAGATAGCATCACCCTCATTGTGTTCCGCAATGTTACACCCGACCCCAAATCCTCGCCGTTCATTCATGGACGATCCCCGCCAGCTCGAAGCTATTTTCCAGAAAAAGCAGTCACTCCGATCCAAAATTCGTAAAGAGCTGAAGAATATGAGTCCCATTCAACGAGCCCATGAAG ATAATGCGATACAGAATATTGTTTTAGAAGCCCCATGGTTCAAATCCAGCCAGAGCCTGTGTGCTTATGTTAGCTCAGCTGCTTTACGAGAGGTTGGCACTTCAAAAATTCTTGCAGAAGTTCTATGCAATGAATCCAGTG AACAGGAAAAACAAAAGACAGTGTACGTACCGCGTGTAGAAGACAGATTTAGCAACATGAAAATGCTGAAAATTTCGAGTCTGAATGATCTAGTGCTAAGCTCGATGGACATTTTGGAACCACCCCCAGTTGATTCTGATGGAAAAGAGCGTGAAGATG TTATGCAGGCTTGTGAACCTGTGGACTTGGTTGTTCTACCTG GGCTTGCATTTGACAGATCTGGACAAAGGTTGGGACGTAATGGAGG TTATTATGATATGTTCTTGAGGAAGTATGAAGATCTAATCAAGGAGAAACACTGGAAGCAACCCTTACTAG TTGCCCTTGCATATTCCATTCAGATAGTGGATGAGGGTGCTATCGGTGTCACTCCTAATGATGTTCCAGTAGACGCACTCGTTTCACCAGCTGGCTTCTCTCCCATAAGTCCAGTGGCCTTGAAGTTATATGGTTAA